The Oncorhynchus masou masou isolate Uvic2021 chromosome 2, UVic_Omas_1.1, whole genome shotgun sequence genomic sequence AATGTCAGAAATGTAACTGAGGCTGTGTTCTCACACATTTTCTAGCTCTATCACCTTCTCCCTGAAAACACCCTTTGTGGATGTTCGGACTGAGAAAAGGGGATTTCAAAGGAAGGTAACAAATCGTAAAAAAATTTGCCTTGAGGAGTTTGACGAGGCCCTACAGAATCGACTGGCGGCGATGGGTGGAGACCCTGGTAAGCCCCTTCCTCTGCATCTCATTTCTTCCCCCCTTATATTTCTGTTTGTCTTTTGTTCTGTGTATTATATTGTTTGATATGTACTTAAATTACCTGGAACAATATGAAATTGAGACTTATGTAAGACTACATTTTGCGTGAAGAGTAGAACTTAAACCTAGTTCTTtcgcctctctttttctcttcccacgccctcctccctctccctgtttttcAGAGGTGAGTGTTAGGGAGGATCAGCAGGGTCTCAGTGAGACCGTTCGGTCTGAGGGGTTTACCTTGGGACAGAGTGACCTCACCGCTCCTGACATCACCCATGACATCATCACCAGCAACACAGCGCTCTACTCCCTGCCTGTTGACACAGCAACAACCTTCACTATCACCACCCAGGACAAAGACACCATCACGGGAACACAGATCCAGCGAGAAATGGGAGGGATGAAGGATGAGGATGAGAAAATTATGGAGGAGGTAGGGGAACCAAATGAGGACAAGATGGAATTAGACAACAAAGATGGAGAGGATTTGGCTGGAGATGTTGGGCAGAGAGAGGACTCAGTGAGACAGAAGGTGTCCAAATCACAGACTGTAGAAGCGGTAGCTGACTCCCAGACAGAAGATGAGGAGCTGGCTAAATCTCAGACAGAAGAGGACGGGGTGGCTGAATCTCAGACAGAAGAGGACGGGGTGGCTGAATCTCAGACAGAAGAGGACGGGGTGGCTGAATCTCAGACAGAAGAGGACGGGGTGGCTGAATCTCAGACAGAAGAGGACGGGGTGGCTGAATCTCAGACAGAAGAGGACGGGGTGGCTGAATCTCAGACAGAAGAGGACGAGGTGGCTGAATCTCAGACAGAAGAGGACGAGGTGGCTGAATCTCAGACAGAAGAGGACGAGGTGGCTGAATCTCAGACAGAAGAGGACGAGGTGGCTGAATCTCAGACAGAAGAGGACGAGGTGGCTGAATCTCAGACAGAAGAGGACGAGGTGGCTGAATCTCAGACAGAAGAGGACGAGGTGGCTGAATCTCAGACAGAAGAGGACGAGGTGGCTGAATCTCAGACAGAAGAGGACGAGGTGGCTGAATCTCAGACAGCAGGGGACGAGGTGTCTGAATCTCAGACAGCAGGGGACGAGGTGTCTGAATCTCAGACAGCAGGGGACGAGGTGTCTGAATCTCAGACAGCAGGGGACGAGGTGGCTGAATCTCAGACAGCAGGGGACGAGGTGGCTGAATCTCAGACAGCAGGGGACGAGGTGGCTGAATCTCAGACAGCAGGGGACGTAGCAGATGAAGGGGGACAGGTAGTGGAAGAAGGGCAGGAAAAAAGATTGATATCACAGAGTTTAACACACAATGCGATGCACATCAGTCGGAGAGCTTATTGCTCAGAGGGTGGCGTCAAGGTTGCTGgagtgatggaaggagggaggggctaCAAGAGCATGGGAGCAGCGCTCCATCCTACAGAGACTGGTGAGTCAGGTTGGTAATGAGAGCATGATGTGGCATTGTCCAATGTGGACAGTATTTCACTTGGCTCAAATACTGCTTGTCAACAAGACAGTTCAGTCTTTCATGTTTGAAAAATAATATTTGTAGGTCTATTCTATTATTTAATGTAGTATTTGTGAGACTGTTTTATTgatgtctttgtgtgttttgtagggtgggcaggcagaaggtcacaGGGGGACACGGCTGGTGAGTGGCACAGCGGGCCGGAGGTGGGAGCTAGTGAGAGCAACCACACCCGCACAGTAACCCTTGGCAGCGTCCCTCCCTCCCCGTTGCCCCAGGAAGATGAGCTGGAAGGTTTGAGTAGAACTGGCACCAGCCTTGgcaatgaggagatggagaactcCATGCCTCCTTTAGAGATGACCTTTGAACCTGAGAACAACGCCCCTCACAGCAGCAACTCATCCCTGCACCCAATCACTGCCCAGAGCCCAGCTGAGCATGAGGGGGACTGGGATGATGTGGAAGAGGGGGATGGTGTCTGGAGTGAAGGTTGGATCCACAAAATCTGTATTcaggtgtgtgtgcacatgtgtatATGTTGTGATGACTAACCCCTTCTTTCCTACAGAGCTGTCCATGAAGACTCCTGCGTTtgtcagagagaagaggaatgcTCTGACTATTGACCACCTGGCCACACCCACTGTTCTCAAAGACCTTCAACCAAGGcaagtcacacacaaacacatgcaatcATTTTAGTAGTAGTATTGTGTGCTAGTTTGTGACCTAATCTGCTGTCTTTTGGGGCCTCAGTGTTTCGGCTGTGCTGCTGCGGTGAAGCCCAAAGCTGTGAGGGGAAAGCGGACTGGATCAGCCAAGAAGGATCCTGGTCTCTCTAAGAGCTACATCATGAGCGTGTTCAAACACTTCGCCAAGACCAAGGTGTCTACAGATGTCTACCCTGTCCTAAAGGAGATGTAAGAATCTACATCTATCTTAGGGGAAAGTGCTTATGTTCATTAACTTGCACATCAAGTGATTTCGTGATGTACCGATCTGTTTAAAGACAGGAAAACATCAGAATGCAACTTTTCTTTTATCGTTGATGTTAAATTCATTGATGTATGTATTAGTGACAGAATAGAGGACTTTCTTAATGATAAGGTATTGATGGATGAATGCATGTTTAACATTTACTTACCAGAATGGAGCGCTACTTTGACCGGCTAGCTGATGACTTGGAGACGTTTGCTGCTCACGCCAAGAGGAAGACCATTGAGGTAGAGGACGTAGAGCTGCTGATGCGGAGGTTTGTTTATAGCTGTGGTTCGTCAGGTGTTTAAGTGTACAGTATGTAGTATAATCTCCTTgtcgtgtgtgcgtgcattcgtCTTTCTCTAACTCTGTTTTTCTCTCCAGACAGGGGTTTGTGACTGACAGCATGCCAGTAAATGTGTTGATTGAGAAATATCTCCCAATGGAATCCCGAAAGCTCCTCATTCCTGTGGCAACAAGTGGTAACTACGTCATTCCCAAACCGAGGAGAAAATGATCAGCCTATACTGAGAATGATCAGCCCAAATGAGGGCTGATGTTCTATATATTTGATTGATTATCTATGAACAGCTGTTCATTTATTATTTGTAGACACTCATTCAAACACAGCCAGGACAAGACCATGTAACCTGGATGTAACCTGTTGTAAATGTGTTGTATTTGTTTGAATATGGCTTTC encodes the following:
- the LOC135558720 gene encoding centromere protein T-like, which encodes MDSVDEDVSARVLLQSVIHTESSRSPITRSASQAQFQSLGSRVRRSIRLRRSDVGTLTPQEALKQSIKKKLHESTSRLTPPVPPSKRRTISEGVRKINTPAPATASLLYDDDITPRYLLRGILQTEPETSLLVQDRPVKKEPELPSTNSSLHSNRPSTGLSDLDFPDMTTTVNLSNTVKGLSRKRPRRSLNITAFNRQLEHEDFFFADGEAEGGSATEKDLSSLSSASPNSITFSLKTPFVDVRTEKRGFQRKVTNRKKICLEEFDEALQNRLAAMGGDPEVSVREDQQGLSETVRSEGFTLGQSDLTAPDITHDIITSNTALYSLPVDTATTFTITTQDKDTITGTQIQREMGGMKDEDEKIMEEVGEPNEDKMELDNKDGEDLAGDVGQREDSVRQKVSKSQTVEAVADSQTEDEELAKSQTEEDGVAESQTEEDGVAESQTEEDGVAESQTEEDGVAESQTEEDGVAESQTEEDGVAESQTEEDEVAESQTEEDEVAESQTEEDEVAESQTEEDEVAESQTEEDEVAESQTEEDEVAESQTEEDEVAESQTEEDEVAESQTEEDEVAESQTAGDEVSESQTAGDEVSESQTAGDEVSESQTAGDEVAESQTAGDEVAESQTAGDEVAESQTAGDVADEGGQVVEEGQEKRLISQSLTHNAMHISRRAYCSEGGVKVAGVMEGGRGYKSMGAALHPTETGWAGRRSQGDTAGEWHSGPEVGASESNHTRTVTLGSVPPSPLPQEDELEGLSRTGTSLGNEEMENSMPPLEMTFEPENNAPHSSNSSLHPITAQSPAEHEGDWDDVEEGDGVWSEELSMKTPAFVREKRNALTIDHLATPTVLKDLQPRQCFGCAAAVKPKAVRGKRTGSAKKDPGLSKSYIMSVFKHFAKTKVSTDVYPVLKEIMERYFDRLADDLETFAAHAKRKTIEVEDVELLMRRQGFVTDSMPVNVLIEKYLPMESRKLLIPVATSGNYVIPKPRRK